Genomic window (Aminivibrio sp.):
NNNNNNNNNNNNNNNNNNNNNNNNNNNNNNNNNNNNNNNNNNNNNNNNNNNNNGGCTGCTGGTATTGGCACCATACCTTTTCAGGCAGGTTGCCGGGCTTCATCGGGCCAGTCCCTCCACCTCTCTTGATAAGAGCTTCAGTTTTCAAAGTTAAAGACACAATACTAACAGAGGAATTATACGCTACCATTTCCTCCTGTCAACAGAAAATATTCCGCCTACCCACGAGGATCGGGACACTTCCAAGGGTGCCGGGAGAAAATGGAATCGAGAAAATGGAATCGTTTGACTTATTCTTGTCGGGGCTGTATATTTTCAACAGGAATGGGATGACGGAGGTGGACGGTATGGTTTCCGATATGTCAGCCCTGTCGCTGATTGGGACCAACAGACCAGGAAAATCGTATCTCGACCCGCGGTACCCTGAGCAAAGATATACCGAACAGAGTTCCTTCTCCGACGGACAGGCCCGCTTGAGCGCCTTTCGGGGCGACCGGACATTGGAGCGCGTCCTCGATAACTTCCAGGTAAGGGCCGCCATGCACAGCCGCTACCTCCAGTTCACCATCCAGGAAGACGCCGACATTGTTCAGGTGATTGTCAAAGAGAGCAACGACGAGGAAAAGATCATCCGCAAAATACCTCCCGACGAAATAGTACGGCTCATCGCCAAAAGAAACGAAATTCTGGGGTTCCTCTTCGACATGGTCGTTTAGACAGGATAACCCCACGGGAGAAAAAGGAGAGAGTCCGATGAAAATAACCAGGGAGGAGTATCAGGTCCCTTTTCCGCGGAACAGGGAAACACAAGCTCCGCAGCCGGTGCGGGACGAACGGAAAATGTACGATATGCGCGAAGAGAAACGGACGGAAGAAACCATGAAGGCCGAGGAGACGAGAAACAGGGAGCTTGCCGACCTCGGGCTCGGAACGAAGCTCAAACTGGAAGGCTGAGACAGTAAGAAAGAGAGGGGGGGGCGGGGAGTGTTTCTCCCCGCCCCCCCTCTCTTTGTACGTACCCTACTTGCAGGGTGAATATCCGCAACTGAAGCAGTATTCGCAGCCGGAGATCATTTCCATGGGCGCCCCGCACTCCGGGCAGGCAACGCCGCCGCCGGCACCGTGAACGCCCCCGTCCTTCCCGATCAGCTTTTCCAGCAGGACGGCGATGGCGTCCGGAATGGACCGGGCGACGTGCTTGTCGTCGAACTCAAACAGCCAGTACTCCTTGCCGGAGAGCCCCTTCAGCGTAGCGATGAAATCCTCCAGCTTCCCTCCGCTCCGGAGGCCGATGGAGATGGCTCTCGAAAGGGCCTCCGTCATGGCCTTCAGCTCGGAACCGCTCTTTCCGATGGTGGCGAAGACTTCGAAAGGCTCCGTTCCGTCGAAATTCAGGGTCACGTAGATGCTGCCCCAGGGGGTCTGCTCCTTGATGGTCTTTCCGAAGACCACGAGGCCCGGGCGTTCCTTCACACGGCTCGTGCGGGACACAGGCTCCTCCGGCTTTTTCGCCGTCTCGATGGGCTGGAACGACCGGGAGCCGTCCCTGTAGATGGTGATGCCCTTGGCCCCCATGGCGTAGCACCTGCGGTAGATCTGCTTCACCTCGTCCACCGTGGCGTCGGAGGGAAGGTTCACCGTCTTGCTGATGCCGCTGTCCACAACCCTGGCAAAGATGCCCGTCACCTCCACGTGCTCGTCGGGAGGAATGTCGTAGGCCGTCACGAAGACCGGATCGGACAGCCCTCCCTTTTCGTGCAGCTCGTCCACCTGGGCAGGTGAAAGGAGCCTG
Coding sequences:
- a CDS encoding flagellar protein FlaG; translation: MVSDMSALSLIGTNRPGKSYLDPRYPEQRYTEQSSFSDGQARLSAFRGDRTLERVLDNFQVRAAMHSRYLQFTIQEDADIVQVIVKESNDEEKIIRKIPPDEIVRLIAKRNEILGFLFDMVV